A genomic window from Candidatus Acididesulfobacter guangdongensis includes:
- the fba gene encoding class II fructose-1,6-bisphosphate aldolase, which yields MPLVSAKEILDDANKRNYAVGAFNINDMEFLKAIFSAAESEKSPIIIAASEGAIKYAGAEMLYAMTKTLADKTKIPVALHLDHGSNLNSVLVAIKAGFTSVMIDASHYPFEENLKITKQVVSVCKPLGISVEAELGRLKGIEDNVSVAERDAVLINPDEAKDFVESSGIDFLAPAIGTSHGAFKFKGEAKLDFERLKKVKELTGIPLVLHGASSVPERASKKFEEFGGDLKGAKGVPFDVLKEAIKYGINKVNTDTDLRISFLAKVRESISTDKSQIDPRKIFGPAMEYVTDIIKERMNILGCAGKA from the coding sequence ATGCCTTTAGTATCGGCTAAAGAAATACTTGATGACGCAAATAAAAGAAATTACGCCGTAGGAGCTTTCAATATTAATGACATGGAATTTTTAAAGGCTATTTTTTCTGCGGCGGAATCTGAAAAGTCGCCTATTATAATTGCTGCGAGCGAAGGAGCTATTAAATATGCAGGAGCTGAAATGCTTTATGCTATGACAAAAACGCTGGCGGACAAGACTAAAATACCTGTTGCCCTTCATTTAGACCACGGTTCTAATCTTAATTCCGTTTTAGTTGCGATTAAAGCAGGCTTCACTTCGGTTATGATTGACGCTTCACATTATCCGTTTGAAGAAAACCTGAAAATAACAAAGCAGGTCGTCAGCGTTTGCAAACCGCTCGGAATTTCGGTAGAAGCGGAGCTTGGAAGATTAAAAGGTATTGAAGATAATGTTTCCGTTGCAGAAAGAGACGCTGTTTTGATTAATCCTGACGAAGCTAAAGATTTTGTTGAATCTTCAGGAATTGACTTTCTTGCTCCGGCAATAGGAACATCACATGGAGCATTTAAATTTAAAGGTGAGGCAAAATTAGACTTTGAAAGATTAAAAAAAGTAAAAGAACTTACCGGTATTCCTCTTGTTTTGCACGGCGCTTCATCTGTCCCGGAAAGAGCTTCTAAAAAATTTGAGGAATTCGGCGGAGATTTAAAAGGAGCAAAAGGCGTTCCTTTCGATGTTTTAAAAGAAGCAATTAAATATGGCATAAATAAAGTAAATACCGATACTGATTTAAGGATATCTTTTCTGGCAAAGGTGAGGGAAAGCATATCGACTGATAAGTCTCAGATAGACCCTAGAAAAATTTTCGGTCCGGCAATGGAATATGTTACAGATATAATAAAAGAAAGAATGAATATTTTGGGATGCGCAGGCAAAGCATAA
- a CDS encoding site-2 protease family protein, with translation MNNTIQLIAVAAIPVLLAIILHEVSHGYVAHLFGDDTAKNAGRLTLNPIKHIDPFGTILLPILLIIIGSPFLFGYAKPVPVNFNALRNPKKDTAFVAAAGPATNFLLAIISFILLKIILFNYPVMNLYLFEFLHTFKFQNVSNTGIFFKDFIYPVTFMLFISIMINVILGIFNLIPIPPLDGGRVAVSILPEPLSSSLSKIEPFGIFVILILLLIDPYNFFIAGFNFIVNNLILRNI, from the coding sequence ATGAACAATACTATTCAGCTTATCGCAGTTGCAGCAATTCCAGTGCTGCTGGCTATTATACTTCACGAAGTTTCTCACGGTTATGTAGCTCATTTGTTCGGTGACGACACGGCAAAAAATGCAGGCAGACTCACCCTTAACCCGATTAAACATATTGACCCTTTTGGAACTATTTTGCTGCCTATTCTCCTAATTATAATAGGTTCTCCTTTTCTATTCGGCTACGCAAAGCCGGTTCCCGTGAATTTCAATGCGTTAAGAAATCCAAAAAAAGATACTGCTTTTGTAGCGGCGGCGGGCCCTGCAACAAATTTTCTTTTGGCGATTATTTCGTTTATATTATTAAAAATAATTCTGTTCAATTATCCAGTAATGAATTTATATCTGTTTGAATTTTTACATACCTTTAAATTTCAAAATGTTTCAAATACGGGCATTTTTTTTAAAGACTTTATCTATCCCGTCACCTTCATGCTTTTTATAAGTATTATGATCAATGTTATTTTAGGTATTTTTAATTTGATACCTATTCCTCCTTTAGACGGAGGCAGAGTCGCCGTCAGTATACTTCCTGAGCCGCTTTCTTCTTCGCTTAGCAAAATTGAACCGTTTGGAATTTTTGTTATATTGATTTTATTATTAATAGACCCGTATAATTTCTTTATAGCAGGATTTAATTTTATCGTGAATAACCTAATTTTAAGAAATATTTAA
- a CDS encoding rRNA pseudouridine synthase, whose product MKSYNNDNMKQGVRLNKFIAMHTGVSRRAADEIIREGRANVNGKKISQLATNVSGEDIVLLDEKRIGASGKDFIYLMINKPKAFLSSRKSEKGFRTVMDLIDKPEIAKFVFPVGRLDFMSEGLLLMTNDGDFAYKVTHPKFNVIKSYIVEVKGDITPEIFSKIKKGVFLKDDGLLKPHSVKVVKKNLNKYILLIDLKNGKNREIRKILEFLNLEIILLRRIKVGGLPIGDLRSGEFKIIKKNVAELVFKKETETVNTAEPKQRKAASGLISASSTSVNAKNKIYYKNPEEFKNGKKFQNKYKDGYKEGNKNSRSNISGDKEKKRGEIILKNNMHTKHTDEKGKITIGAFKKSALRTNNARTNK is encoded by the coding sequence TTGAAAAGTTATAATAATGACAACATGAAGCAAGGTGTAAGATTAAATAAATTTATAGCCATGCATACCGGAGTTTCCAGACGCGCAGCCGATGAAATAATAAGAGAAGGCAGAGCTAACGTAAACGGTAAAAAAATTAGTCAGCTGGCAACAAACGTGTCCGGTGAAGATATCGTGCTGCTTGACGAAAAACGCATAGGAGCGTCCGGTAAAGATTTTATTTATCTGATGATTAATAAACCGAAAGCGTTTCTCAGTTCCAGAAAATCAGAAAAAGGTTTTAGAACGGTTATGGATTTAATAGACAAACCTGAAATAGCCAAGTTTGTTTTTCCTGTCGGCAGATTGGATTTTATGAGCGAAGGTCTGTTGCTTATGACAAATGACGGAGATTTTGCATATAAGGTGACGCATCCGAAATTTAATGTTATAAAATCGTACATAGTCGAAGTTAAGGGTGATATTACACCCGAAATATTCAGTAAAATTAAAAAAGGGGTATTTTTAAAAGATGACGGTCTGTTAAAGCCCCATAGCGTAAAAGTTGTTAAAAAAAATTTAAATAAATATATTTTATTGATTGATTTAAAAAATGGAAAAAATAGAGAAATAAGAAAAATTCTTGAATTCCTTAATTTAGAAATTATTTTATTGAGAAGGATTAAAGTAGGCGGTCTTCCAATCGGAGATCTGCGCTCCGGCGAATTTAAAATAATAAAGAAAAATGTTGCGGAACTTGTATTTAAAAAAGAAACTGAAACGGTAAATACGGCAGAGCCGAAACAAAGAAAAGCAGCATCCGGTTTAATATCTGCAAGTTCAACATCTGTAAATGCAAAAAATAAGATTTATTATAAAAATCCTGAAGAGTTTAAAAACGGCAAAAAATTTCAAAATAAATATAAAGACGGGTATAAGGAAGGCAATAAAAATAGCAGAAGCAATATCAGCGGGGATAAGGAAAAAAAGCGCGGAGAAATAATACTTAAGAATAATATGCATACGAAACATACAGACGAAAAAGGCAAAATAACTATCGGCGCTTTTAAAAAATCTGCCTTAAGAACAAATAACGCACGAACAAATAAATAG
- a CDS encoding MoxR family ATPase, whose product MNGFLNSDINSDISDINSARERIISIIGNLDAYFFERYELIEAILISIIAKQHMILIGEPGLAKTAILKGLIKHIKGMKLFDYQMTPHTEINDLLSDNPLNKGNGIDKCEIVLIDEFFKGKTSTLNSLLSIMNERILYNPEPANIPLISLFATSNEKPDRTVSSNLLPLYDRFLLRKEVLPIAGEDNFKNLLKLGEEYSPNNINLTLEELKKIIIASRKINIEEHIYNLIFSIREELKNRQVIVSDRRWRDTVKIIKAKALLEDRLYASENDIRAIESSMWTYYSDIRTVKSIINKHLYAFA is encoded by the coding sequence ATGAACGGATTTTTAAATTCAGATATTAACAGTGATATTAGTGATATTAACAGTGCAAGGGAAAGAATAATTTCTATAATAGGAAATCTTGATGCATATTTTTTTGAACGATATGAACTTATAGAAGCTATTTTAATTTCAATTATCGCCAAACAGCATATGATTCTTATAGGCGAACCCGGGCTTGCTAAGACTGCAATATTAAAAGGTTTAATAAAACATATAAAAGGAATGAAATTGTTTGATTATCAAATGACCCCGCATACGGAAATAAATGATTTATTGTCTGATAATCCGTTAAATAAAGGCAATGGTATAGATAAATGTGAAATTGTGCTTATAGACGAATTTTTCAAGGGCAAAACTTCAACGCTTAATTCGCTATTATCAATAATGAACGAAAGAATATTATATAACCCGGAACCTGCAAATATACCGCTTATCAGTTTATTTGCAACTTCTAATGAAAAGCCCGACAGGACTGTTTCTTCTAATTTATTGCCTTTATATGACAGATTTTTATTAAGAAAAGAAGTGCTGCCGATAGCAGGCGAAGATAATTTTAAAAATCTGCTGAAACTCGGCGAAGAATATTCACCTAATAATATAAATTTAACATTGGAGGAACTGAAAAAAATAATCATAGCTTCACGGAAAATAAATATAGAGGAACATATTTATAATTTAATTTTCAGCATCAGGGAAGAATTAAAAAACAGACAGGTAATAGTTTCCGACCGGAGATGGCGCGATACGGTGAAAATTATAAAAGCAAAAGCGCTGCTTGAAGATAGATTGTATGCTTCTGAAAATGATATAAGAGCCATAGAGTCGTCTATGTGGACATACTATTCGGATATAAGAACGGTTAAAAGCATAATTAATAAGCATCTGTACGCTTTCGCGTAA
- the ppk1 gene encoding polyphosphate kinase 1: protein MSKVNSNLQKKSSESLNLNNYPFVNREISWLYFNERVLSKADSQNVPLLERLKFLSIFSSNLDEFYMIRVAGVKEVIDAGYAVLKSIVVNEPAPPELLKLINILAQQLIDKQQNIFLKLVKTFKSKKIVFILTPDEIGSDIIDLAEEIWLQEIMPAISPVIIGPAKPFPFVSNKLVSIFAELHKGGNKYYAIIVLENLKRIYKINYNNTLYIIFAENIILKFINRIFSSYTIQNANTMRITRNADFDIAEDAEDLLETIEFELSKRKKGDVVRVETNSVLDSNAMSFLKSKLDFSDIDVLNIKYTIDLSCLSELNINRKQFLYKPFKQYFPSDIHLNSSIFKRIKNKDIILYRPYNSFSIISKLVEIASDDINVIAIKMTLYRTNKDSSIIKSLINAAKKGKQVSIIIELKARFDEEKNIEWSKVLEDAGCIVTYGFLELKLHTKNLLIVRKENKKIVRYCHISTGNYNEITANIYTDVDYLTADEQIGSDITNLFNSLMGYSEFGNYKRITVSPGMIRNRLIELIDGEIINAHKGLNAKIVVKVNALTDKKIILKLYEASKAGVKIIMVIRGICCLVPGIKDISENIIVKSMVGRFLEHPRILYFYAGGEEKTFISTADWMERNMDKRIELLLEIQDTEAKEKLMTILDCNMRDNYNSWILDQRRYVKYGRTAMRDDKQDELHNKIAEFYLTGVNKYNLIDGDIADDIKEVEEKEKTVKYFDCQNRLGEIFKN from the coding sequence ATGTCGAAAGTAAATTCAAATTTGCAAAAAAAATCATCTGAATCTTTAAATCTTAATAACTATCCTTTTGTAAATAGGGAAATCAGCTGGCTTTATTTTAACGAAAGAGTATTATCTAAAGCTGATAGTCAAAATGTCCCCTTATTGGAAAGATTAAAATTTTTATCAATTTTTTCATCAAATCTTGACGAATTCTACATGATAAGGGTTGCAGGCGTTAAAGAGGTTATAGACGCAGGGTATGCTGTTTTAAAAAGTATTGTTGTTAATGAACCTGCTCCGCCGGAATTGCTTAAGCTTATTAATATATTAGCGCAGCAGCTTATAGACAAACAGCAGAATATATTTTTGAAATTAGTAAAAACTTTTAAATCTAAAAAAATTGTTTTTATTTTGACGCCAGATGAAATTGGTTCAGACATAATTGATTTAGCGGAAGAAATATGGCTGCAGGAGATAATGCCCGCAATTTCACCTGTAATTATAGGACCGGCGAAACCATTCCCGTTTGTATCTAATAAATTAGTCAGTATATTTGCAGAACTGCACAAAGGAGGAAATAAGTATTACGCAATAATTGTATTGGAAAATTTAAAGAGAATATATAAAATTAATTATAATAATACATTATACATAATATTTGCCGAAAATATTATACTTAAGTTCATAAACAGGATATTCAGCAGTTATACAATTCAAAATGCTAATACTATGAGAATTACCAGAAATGCTGATTTTGATATAGCGGAGGATGCCGAAGACCTGTTAGAAACTATAGAATTTGAACTTTCTAAAAGGAAAAAAGGAGATGTTGTCAGGGTTGAAACCAATTCCGTTTTAGATTCAAACGCTATGTCATTCCTTAAATCAAAATTAGATTTTAGCGATATAGACGTATTAAATATAAAATATACGATTGATTTAAGCTGCCTGAGCGAATTAAATATAAACAGAAAGCAATTTTTATATAAACCTTTTAAACAATATTTTCCTTCGGATATCCATCTTAATTCTTCTATTTTTAAAAGAATTAAAAATAAAGATATTATTTTATACAGACCATACAATAGCTTCAGTATTATTTCAAAATTAGTTGAAATTGCATCGGATGATATTAACGTAATTGCTATTAAGATGACGCTTTACCGTACAAATAAAGATTCCTCCATTATAAAAAGTCTTATAAATGCGGCTAAAAAAGGGAAACAGGTAAGCATTATAATTGAACTTAAAGCCAGATTTGACGAGGAAAAAAATATTGAATGGTCAAAAGTTCTGGAAGATGCAGGATGTATAGTAACATACGGGTTTCTTGAATTAAAACTGCATACTAAAAATTTATTAATAGTAAGAAAAGAAAATAAAAAAATTGTCAGATACTGTCATATTTCTACCGGAAATTACAATGAAATAACCGCTAATATTTACACAGATGTAGATTATTTAACGGCAGACGAACAGATAGGTTCGGATATTACTAACTTATTTAATAGTTTAATGGGATATTCGGAATTTGGAAATTATAAAAGAATCACTGTTTCTCCCGGGATGATAAGAAACAGATTAATTGAATTAATCGACGGAGAAATTATTAATGCACATAAAGGGTTAAATGCAAAAATAGTTGTTAAGGTCAATGCTCTTACAGATAAAAAAATTATATTGAAATTATATGAGGCATCAAAGGCGGGCGTAAAAATAATTATGGTCATACGCGGCATTTGCTGCTTGGTGCCGGGCATAAAAGACATCAGCGAAAATATAATCGTAAAAAGCATGGTAGGTAGGTTCCTTGAACACCCCAGGATATTATATTTTTATGCGGGAGGAGAAGAAAAAACATTTATTTCTACCGCTGACTGGATGGAAAGAAATATGGACAAAAGAATTGAATTGTTATTAGAAATACAAGATACAGAAGCAAAAGAAAAATTAATGACAATTTTAGACTGTAATATGAGGGATAATTATAACTCATGGATACTTGACCAAAGAAGATATGTAAAATATGGCAGGACTGCGATGCGTGATGATAAACAGGATGAACTTCACAATAAAATTGCAGAGTTTTATTTAACCGGCGTAAACAAATATAATCTAATAGACGGCGATATTGCAGATGATATAAAAGAAGTGGAAGAAAAAGAGAAAACTGTTAAGTATTTTGATTGCCAGAATAGATTAGGCGAAATTTTCAAAAATTAA
- a CDS encoding HD domain-containing protein → MHISEYSGKKERTIEYLVKSLPLGKDTFSHGYISLDNIYKSVKILEGFAKKLDEYDLWKSYKALCTSGVREALNKYFFIDYIKNNTGIELEILEPSDEIYLKYLGVKQAIPKISAYEEDGILFTNISSGNIFINILKKDKLMLSEAFPYGNLRLTQIFKDVPYQKQHKAYEQDINKMVLTLKNISVKKISIRHMISSGSSIAVLTDMLKPKKDSIDRKDLEAAYSQIKELNFYEITEKFKLREQQVEILIPTLITYLKIMDFAKVKKFLFTRNTFPYSMSLFYSKTIKDPDLYNRFKNTLYHIGEKYSYDKNHSKIVTKFALKLFDNLKTIHSLKQKERKLLEAAAVLHDIGYIIEAKNHEQHSFNIIKTIDFPGISKEFIDMTALIVLMHREKQEIYQNAEHDGNNYLTDKLTGAKNKNQNDYKKPVLDNQFNNNIQNQNQHVNNVNICNNRSVNNKNNNTNYHQNYKNNFGYNFGDYYWDSRAIGIVNADNTNNLLSNFSIEKKLIIYKLASILRIADSMDASHSQFIDDFSVTIDSNCIIIKSLAKKYPYLEYLSFYQKSNLFKLTFGVNIEFETDILF, encoded by the coding sequence ATGCATATAAGCGAATATTCCGGTAAAAAGGAAAGGACGATAGAATATCTTGTAAAATCGCTCCCTCTCGGCAAAGATACATTTTCGCACGGTTATATTTCCTTAGATAATATATACAAATCTGTTAAAATTCTGGAAGGATTCGCTAAAAAACTTGACGAATACGATTTATGGAAAAGCTATAAAGCCCTCTGTACAAGCGGCGTCAGGGAAGCCTTAAATAAATATTTTTTTATTGACTATATCAAAAATAATACCGGTATAGAATTAGAAATCCTTGAACCGTCCGACGAGATATACCTAAAATACCTCGGCGTCAAACAGGCTATACCTAAAATATCGGCTTATGAAGAAGACGGCATCTTATTTACGAATATTTCAAGCGGAAATATATTTATAAATATTCTGAAAAAAGATAAGCTTATGCTTTCAGAAGCCTTTCCGTACGGCAATCTGAGGCTTACGCAGATTTTTAAAGATGTTCCTTATCAAAAACAGCATAAGGCTTATGAACAGGATATTAACAAAATGGTGCTGACACTGAAAAATATCAGCGTTAAAAAAATAAGCATCCGGCATATGATAAGTTCAGGCAGCTCCATAGCAGTTCTTACCGATATGCTCAAACCTAAAAAGGATTCGATAGACAGAAAAGATTTAGAAGCTGCATACAGTCAGATAAAAGAGCTTAATTTTTATGAAATAACCGAAAAATTTAAATTAAGAGAGCAGCAGGTTGAAATACTGATACCTACATTAATAACTTATTTAAAAATAATGGATTTTGCAAAAGTAAAGAAATTTTTGTTTACAAGAAATACTTTCCCCTATTCTATGTCTTTATTTTATTCTAAAACGATAAAAGACCCTGATTTATACAATAGATTTAAAAACACGCTGTATCATATCGGCGAAAAATATTCGTATGATAAAAATCATTCAAAAATTGTAACAAAATTTGCATTAAAACTATTTGATAATCTTAAAACAATTCATTCTTTAAAACAAAAAGAAAGAAAGCTGTTAGAGGCGGCTGCCGTTCTGCATGACATAGGCTATATAATTGAAGCAAAAAATCATGAGCAGCATTCTTTTAATATCATTAAAACGATAGATTTTCCCGGCATATCAAAAGAGTTTATCGATATGACGGCTTTGATAGTGCTGATGCATAGAGAAAAGCAAGAAATCTATCAGAACGCAGAGCATGACGGCAATAATTATTTAACAGACAAATTAACAGGCGCTAAAAATAAAAATCAAAATGACTATAAAAAGCCGGTTTTAGATAATCAGTTTAACAACAATATCCAGAATCAAAATCAACATGTTAATAACGTTAATATTTGCAATAATAGAAGCGTTAATAATAAGAATAATAATACTAACTATCATCAAAATTATAAAAATAATTTCGGCTATAATTTCGGTGATTATTACTGGGATTCAAGAGCTATAGGCATAGTCAACGCAGATAATACGAATAATCTGCTTTCTAACTTTTCAATTGAAAAAAAATTAATCATATATAAGCTGGCAAGTATTTTAAGAATAGCCGATTCTATGGACGCAAGCCATAGCCAGTTTATAGACGATTTTAGTGTAACAATCGATTCAAATTGTATTATAATAAAATCACTGGCTAAAAAATATCCTTATTTAGAATATCTTTCGTTTTATCAGAAAAGCAATTTGTTTAAGCTGACTTTCGGCGTAAATATTGAATTTGAAACAGATATTTTATTCTAA
- a CDS encoding DUF4852 domain-containing protein: MNNKFSVSAISLISGLFLFTFVSGFSLFFTKPANAADYQTVKQKTDGNKLQYSGAVYASDPIIYALYVKYSNEPLTKKIITDYIKIVNPAKYKHDRFNAFLWQKLYYKDKARFKKLLNYISQVGYFKEYIKAGIGNYNFKKHGFYLRYYGSRRKIQNGMKTDRNIDFIRSIHGNIYYLFKNLTVDNINAGKFNFIKVSENKAKKFIDSRTGNFGHIDRNVFLEYYYKPVNAKNNVLMVKIIKVLVYNNKHKNMLIGSL; encoded by the coding sequence ATGAATAATAAATTTTCTGTTTCCGCAATTTCTTTAATTTCAGGTTTGTTTCTTTTTACATTTGTATCAGGTTTCAGTTTATTTTTTACAAAGCCGGCTAATGCTGCCGATTATCAAACCGTTAAACAAAAGACAGACGGCAATAAACTACAATACTCAGGCGCTGTTTATGCCTCAGACCCTATTATTTACGCTTTATACGTAAAATATTCAAACGAACCTTTGACTAAAAAAATTATTACCGATTATATTAAGATTGTTAATCCTGCAAAATATAAGCATGACCGGTTTAACGCCTTCTTATGGCAAAAATTATATTATAAAGATAAGGCAAGATTCAAGAAATTATTGAATTATATCTCGCAAGTCGGTTATTTTAAAGAATATATTAAAGCGGGTATAGGCAATTATAATTTTAAAAAACACGGTTTTTATTTAAGATATTACGGTTCAAGACGAAAAATCCAAAACGGTATGAAAACAGATAGAAACATAGATTTCATAAGGTCGATACACGGCAATATTTATTATCTGTTTAAAAATTTAACCGTTGACAATATTAATGCGGGAAAATTTAATTTTATTAAAGTAAGTGAAAACAAAGCCAAAAAATTTATAGATTCAAGAACCGGAAATTTTGGTCATATCGATAGAAATGTTTTTTTAGAATATTACTATAAACCTGTAAATGCTAAAAATAATGTTTTAATGGTTAAAATTATAAAAGTTTTAGTGTATAATAATAAACATAAAAACATGTTAATAGGAAGCTTGTAA